The following nucleotide sequence is from Cytobacillus luteolus.
TGAATTATATAAAGATGAGAAGGTAGAAAAGATTACACTTACTCAAAGCTATCGCTCAACTAAGGAAATTATTGAATTCACGAAAGGAATCGTGAGTGGTGGAGAAGAAATCAAACCTTTTAATAGAGCAGGTAGTAAGCCAACTGTGCTGGAACTAGAGTCCTCAGCTTCCATGAGAGAAGTGATTTTAGATAAGATTAAAGCATTAAAAGATGCAGGACATGAAACAGTTGCGATTATTTGTAAAACAGCCACTGAAAGTGAAGAGGTTTATAAAGAGTTAAATTCTGAGATCACTATAAAACTCATGAAAAAAAATACCTCAACCTTTGATAAAGGAGTTCTGATACTCCCAGCTTACCTAGCAAAAGGAATTGAATTTGATGCGGTCTTAATTTGGGATGCGTCTGACACTAACTATCACAAAGAATATGAGCGAAATCTCTTTTATGTAGCATGTACGCGGGCGATGCATGAATTGCACTTATACTCACTAGGGAAGATGAGCCGATTTATTGCAAATACGAGCACTACTTCGTATGATTTAGTAGAAGTACGAGTATAAGATTTAGTAGTGAAAGGAAGTTGTGAATCGTGGAGCGCAATATAAAGTCAGTTAAGACAGTACACCATAAACAGCAAAGTCCAACGCATAAAGTTGGTTTAATAATAGAGCCTGGAAATTGGGTAGAATATGATCCATTTTTAATCTTAGCAGAAGATTGGTTTCAAAAGGGAACCTTCGATTTACATCCTCATCGGGGGATAGAGACTGTCACTTATGTGATTGAGGGTCGTCTAGAGCACTTTGATAATAAGGCTGGTAAGGGTGAGCTATTACCTGGTGATGTTCAATGGATGACAGCAGGAAGTGGAGTTATCCATAGTGAAGACCCAGCTGAAGGGGAAACCGTTCATTCCCTTCAGCTTTGGGTGAACCTTCCAGCTAATAAGAAGATGACAGAACCCCGTTATCAAAATATGAAGGCCAGTGATATGCCAGTATTTGAAAAAGAGGGAGCATTACTACGTATATTTTCGGGTTCATCGAATGGAGTTACATCTCCAACCCTAAACCATACGCCAGTTACCTTTGTTGAAATGAACCTTGAGGCTGGAGTAGACGTAAGACAAGAGTTACCGGGAAACTATAACGGGTTTTTGTATGTATTAGAGGGACAAGGAACATTCGGTTCAGATCATACCGAAGGCCGAGCTGGACAAGTCTTGTTCTTAGAAAATGTTGAATCGGATGAAGGATCATTCATTACTGTCCGAGCAGATCAGCAGTTAAAGGTTCTCCTTTATGCTGGACAGCCAATTAAAGAGCAAGTAGTAGCAAGAGGACCATTTGTCATGAACACAGAAGAAGAAGTCCGTCAGGCTTATAAGGATTATATGGACGGGAAGTTTGTGTAATAGAAGTAGAATCAAAAATTTATGGAGATTCAGAAGCACACTAGTTAATTTAACTAGTGTGCTTTAAAGTATTTCTTGAAAATATTTAAGGAATCTAGAAATGTTAAAATATAAATAAAGGGGGATGACT
It contains:
- a CDS encoding pirin family protein — its product is MVERNIKSVKTVHHKQQSPTHKVGLIIEPGNWVEYDPFLILAEDWFQKGTFDLHPHRGIETVTYVIEGRLEHFDNKAGKGELLPGDVQWMTAGSGVIHSEDPAEGETVHSLQLWVNLPANKKMTEPRYQNMKASDMPVFEKEGALLRIFSGSSNGVTSPTLNHTPVTFVEMNLEAGVDVRQELPGNYNGFLYVLEGQGTFGSDHTEGRAGQVLFLENVESDEGSFITVRADQQLKVLLYAGQPIKEQVVARGPFVMNTEEEVRQAYKDYMDGKFV